The following are from one region of the Methanobacteriales archaeon HGW-Methanobacteriales-1 genome:
- a CDS encoding AbrB family transcriptional regulator: MEVKRVSSQETKELIKQVDSQGRIVIPKKWRNKHLKNNKSVTLTMLDGEILIKSHQPVDITKHFNSLKVNLKSDISKWDDVKRELLK; encoded by the coding sequence ATGGAAGTGAAAAGAGTGAGCAGCCAAGAAACGAAAGAGTTGATAAAACAGGTTGATAGTCAAGGACGTATAGTTATTCCCAAAAAATGGAGAAATAAACATTTAAAAAATAATAAGTCAGTTACCTTAACTATGTTGGATGGAGAAATTTTAATTAAAAGCCATCAACCGGTTGATATCACCAAGCACTTTAACTCTCTCAAAGTTAACCTCAAATCAGATATATCTAAATGGGATGATGTTAAAAGAGAATTACTTAAATAA
- a CDS encoding twitching motility protein PilT has product MNKFVDTNVFIHAMLPMKDGMNEKEKRIKQNSMEILTRIQNGEVVFITTLQIAEIMNLLERWQGHEIARDILKFLVESFNVKIFEITNRELIDALDLFEKYKHNKIGINDLITYVSMKRNDIQYIYSFDSHFDQFPDINRLDE; this is encoded by the coding sequence ATGAATAAGTTTGTTGACACCAATGTATTTATTCATGCCATGCTTCCAATGAAAGATGGGATGAATGAAAAAGAAAAGAGAATAAAGCAAAATTCCATGGAGATCTTGACCAGGATTCAAAATGGCGAAGTAGTTTTTATAACTACACTTCAAATAGCTGAAATTATGAATCTTCTAGAACGATGGCAAGGCCATGAAATAGCTAGAGATATATTGAAGTTTTTAGTAGAATCATTTAATGTAAAGATTTTTGAAATTACAAATAGGGAACTTATTGATGCACTTGATTTGTTTGAAAAATATAAACATAATAAAATAGGCATTAACGATTTAATTACCTATGTATCTATGAAACGAAATGATATTCAATATATCTATAGTTTTGATAGTCATTTTGATCAATTTCCAGATATTAATCGTCTGGATGAATAA
- a CDS encoding magnesium transporter, protein MKSEISTNQIENLITSKVPTCLLNQTIGELEEYLEINSIEFDNIDYIYVLDDSNSLQGVISIKKLLSSDHPLKASAVMHPDPISITKNTEPEEVVYLALSHGLKSIPVIENGNDFLGIITHYDILRIFNKEVQEDIFKFGGIFHKVGEEYTSIQSSTAHMIRSRLPWLIIGVMGGIAAASLIARFESLLSSFIALAAFIPIMVYMSDAAGTQSEALIIRSMALDTHLNMRFYIIREIKVAAVIALVSGLLAGLMAFITRSNPLLGAIIFLSMFFSIIASVIIATISPLIFKKLNFDPAVATGPLATIVSDIITLAIYLGVALLLIGLT, encoded by the coding sequence ATGAAATCTGAAATCTCCACTAATCAAATAGAAAATTTAATCACCTCTAAAGTTCCCACTTGCCTTCTAAATCAGACCATAGGAGAATTGGAGGAATATTTGGAAATTAATAGTATTGAATTTGATAATATTGATTATATTTACGTTCTGGATGACTCCAATTCACTGCAAGGAGTTATTTCCATAAAAAAATTATTGAGTTCTGACCATCCTCTTAAGGCCAGTGCCGTGATGCACCCGGACCCCATATCCATTACTAAAAATACCGAACCAGAAGAAGTGGTTTATCTGGCCCTTTCACACGGATTAAAGTCGATTCCCGTAATTGAAAATGGAAATGATTTTTTAGGAATAATTACCCACTATGACATCCTGCGCATTTTTAATAAAGAAGTTCAGGAAGATATATTCAAATTTGGAGGTATTTTTCACAAGGTAGGGGAGGAATATACATCTATTCAATCCAGCACAGCACACATGATCCGTTCCCGACTTCCATGGCTCATAATTGGAGTTATGGGTGGTATTGCTGCTGCTTCACTTATTGCTCGTTTTGAAAGTCTCCTATCCAGCTTTATTGCACTGGCGGCATTCATTCCCATCATGGTCTATATGAGTGACGCTGCAGGTACTCAATCAGAAGCCTTAATTATTCGGAGCATGGCCCTGGATACCCACCTAAACATGAGGTTTTATATTATTCGAGAAATAAAAGTGGCCGCAGTTATAGCTCTGGTATCTGGACTTTTAGCCGGACTAATGGCCTTTATAACCCGATCTAATCCTTTATTAGGGGCCATAATATTCCTTTCCATGTTTTTTAGTATAATAGCATCAGTTATTATAGCCACCATATCGCCCCTAATCTTTAAAAAACTAAATTTCGATCCAGCAGTTGCCACCGGGCCTCTGGCCACAATTGTAAGTGATATAATCACCCTGGCCATCTATTTAGGAGTGGCCTTGTTACTTATTGGTTTAACTTGA